A region of Allocoleopsis franciscana PCC 7113 DNA encodes the following proteins:
- a CDS encoding trypsin-like peptidase domain-containing protein, which translates to MSTRHLRIATPGMIAAAVAIGATTLTVIAPVDLLSLSLQSNRAFAQDVDEQINIRVYQRASPAVVSIDTNDGAGSGSIISPDGLVLTNAHVVDNARTVEVTLTDGRKFLADVVGFGANGLDLAVVKIRGANNLPSITLARSAVQVGQRAFAIGNPFGRFQGTFTTGIVSRIDQERGLIQTDAAINPGNSGGPLLNSQGELIGVNTAIFTDSRRGGNIGIGFAIALERVQPFLSAVRSGSAPRTTQRQGPDPGRNAPQSLALNGSVITGTLGRGSSVLPVDNSFFDLYTFEGRAGQRVQFDMASQEIDPYLILIDPNGNEVAQDDDSGGGSNARILATLPVDGSYLLMANSFEAGQAGAYQLRAQAATVGSPNAASQERFRFVLRQQGILGPGSFVLPSDGSLFKVHIFEGRAGQSVTINLASPDFKTYLALLDPRGQSIGENDQVSQNDNNSSLTVTLPQTGIYRVIVNAYDRRGRGRYLLTIR; encoded by the coding sequence ATGAGTACCAGACACCTGCGTATCGCCACACCAGGAATGATTGCTGCCGCAGTGGCTATCGGTGCTACGACCCTAACTGTAATCGCTCCTGTTGACTTGCTCAGTCTATCCTTACAGTCAAACCGTGCTTTTGCCCAAGATGTTGACGAGCAAATCAATATTCGAGTGTATCAACGGGCAAGCCCAGCCGTCGTTTCCATCGATACCAATGACGGTGCAGGAAGTGGCAGTATTATTAGCCCAGATGGGTTAGTTTTAACCAATGCCCATGTTGTGGACAATGCACGTACCGTCGAGGTGACATTGACCGACGGTCGCAAGTTTTTAGCTGATGTTGTTGGTTTTGGCGCGAATGGTCTTGACCTCGCTGTTGTAAAAATTCGAGGAGCGAACAATTTACCAAGCATTACCTTGGCTCGTAGCGCCGTACAAGTGGGTCAGAGGGCATTTGCGATTGGTAATCCCTTTGGTCGATTTCAAGGAACCTTTACGACGGGGATTGTTAGTCGTATCGATCAAGAACGCGGCTTGATTCAAACTGATGCCGCCATTAATCCCGGTAATTCAGGCGGACCACTTTTGAATAGTCAGGGTGAATTGATTGGTGTGAATACGGCAATTTTTACCGATAGTCGTAGGGGTGGCAATATTGGGATTGGTTTTGCGATCGCTCTTGAGCGAGTACAACCGTTCCTCTCGGCGGTGCGCTCCGGAAGTGCTCCCCGGACAACTCAACGCCAAGGGCCAGACCCTGGTAGGAATGCTCCTCAATCCCTAGCTCTTAATGGTTCTGTCATTACAGGCACTCTAGGACGAGGTAGCAGTGTGTTGCCAGTGGATAATAGCTTCTTTGACCTTTATACCTTTGAAGGGAGAGCCGGTCAACGGGTTCAATTTGACATGGCAAGTCAGGAAATCGACCCTTATTTAATTTTGATTGATCCCAATGGGAATGAGGTAGCTCAAGACGATGATAGTGGGGGCGGGTCGAATGCTCGAATCCTCGCCACTTTACCCGTTGATGGGAGCTACCTATTGATGGCAAACTCTTTTGAGGCAGGACAAGCGGGAGCTTATCAATTACGCGCTCAGGCGGCGACGGTCGGGAGTCCTAATGCTGCCAGTCAGGAACGTTTCCGTTTCGTCTTACGGCAACAAGGTATTCTTGGCCCTGGTTCTTTTGTATTACCTTCAGATGGCAGTTTGTTCAAAGTCCATATCTTTGAAGGCCGTGCGGGTCAGTCAGTCACGATTAACTTAGCGAGTCCAGATTTTAAAACGTATTTGGCACTGCTTGATCCCAGGGGTCAGTCCATTGGCGAAAATGATCAGGTTAGCCAGAATGACAACAATTCCAGCTTGACGGTTACTTTGCCCCAAACGGGTATCTATCGGGTGATTGTTAATGCGTATGACAGGAGAGGGAGAGGTCGGTACCTTTTGACAATACGCTAG
- a CDS encoding chlorophyll a/b-binding protein produces the protein MTSETTSAPESPKESFNQPEPAFGWTPYAEQINGRFAMIGFVGLLILELLTRQGLLTWLGLLD, from the coding sequence ATGACTTCTGAAACAACTTCTGCTCCCGAATCCCCCAAAGAGTCATTTAACCAACCAGAACCCGCTTTTGGTTGGACTCCCTACGCTGAGCAAATTAATGGTCGCTTTGCCATGATTGGCTTTGTTGGTTTATTGATACTGGAATTGCTCACCCGTCAAGGTCTACTGACTTGGTTAGGTCTGCTTGATTGA
- a CDS encoding succinate dehydrogenase/fumarate reductase iron-sulfur subunit, whose protein sequence is MQVCFKILRQTQNSSPEFQTYTLDVEEGNTILDCLNRIKWEQDGSLAFRKNCRNTICGSCSMRINGRSALACKENVGAELKRLPTNGSSKIPEITIAPMGNMPVVKDLIVDMRSFWDNLEAVDPYVSTGARAIPEREFLQTPEERSRLDQIGNCILCGACYSECNAREVNSDFVGPHALAKAQRMVADSRDAQKESRLEKYNEGTKGVWGCTRCLMCNAVCPMEVAPMDQIGKIKQEILERKDDQASRQIRHRKTLINLVKRGGWVDERMFGIQVVGNSFRDIKGLLSLGPLGVRMIARGKFPLGFDRSEGTEQVRSLIESVQNFESETSKEDAASKS, encoded by the coding sequence ATGCAAGTTTGTTTTAAAATACTTCGACAGACTCAAAACTCCTCTCCAGAATTCCAGACTTATACCTTGGATGTGGAGGAAGGAAACACGATTCTGGATTGTCTGAATCGTATTAAGTGGGAGCAAGATGGGAGCCTTGCTTTTCGCAAGAATTGTCGCAACACAATTTGCGGCAGTTGCAGTATGCGAATCAATGGTCGCTCGGCTTTGGCTTGTAAAGAAAATGTAGGCGCTGAACTAAAGAGGTTACCAACAAACGGCTCATCTAAGATACCGGAAATTACCATTGCCCCCATGGGGAATATGCCGGTAGTTAAGGATTTAATCGTAGATATGCGTAGCTTTTGGGATAACCTGGAAGCTGTCGATCCCTACGTCAGCACGGGGGCAAGAGCGATTCCTGAACGAGAGTTTTTGCAGACCCCTGAAGAGCGATCGCGCTTAGATCAGATCGGTAACTGTATCCTATGTGGTGCCTGTTATTCGGAATGCAATGCCCGCGAAGTTAACTCAGACTTTGTTGGGCCTCATGCCTTAGCGAAAGCCCAACGTATGGTAGCAGATTCTCGCGACGCTCAAAAAGAAAGTCGCTTGGAAAAATATAACGAAGGAACGAAAGGGGTGTGGGGTTGCACCCGCTGTTTAATGTGTAATGCGGTTTGCCCAATGGAGGTGGCTCCGATGGATCAAATCGGTAAAATTAAACAGGAAATCCTAGAACGTAAGGACGACCAAGCTAGCCGCCAAATTCGTCACCGTAAGACATTAATTAATTTAGTCAAACGAGGAGGCTGGGTCGATGAGCGGATGTTTGGCATTCAAGTCGTTGGCAATTCGTTCCGGGATATTAAGGGTTTACTGAGTTTAGGACCCTTGGGAGTACGAATGATCGCACGCGGGAAATTCCCCTTAGGGTTCGATCGCTCCGAGGGAACAGAACAAGTGCGATCGCTCATTGAATCCGTGCAAAACTTCGAGTCTGAAACATCTAAGGAGGACGCGGCATCAAAATCATGA
- a CDS encoding AbrB family transcriptional regulator encodes MTETQTAPLTGKALLQKVKELSHLPRRETAKRCGYYTVTKNDQTRVNLTDFYDAVLAAKGVPLDPEGTKDGRGREPTYRVSVHKNGQIVIGATYTQAMGLKPGDEFEIKLGYKHIHLKQVDGDMSRVEDQELETADV; translated from the coding sequence ATGACAGAAACCCAAACTGCTCCACTTACAGGGAAAGCCTTGCTTCAAAAAGTAAAAGAGCTTTCCCACTTGCCCCGACGAGAAACAGCAAAACGCTGTGGCTATTACACCGTAACTAAAAACGACCAAACCCGCGTCAATTTAACAGATTTTTATGATGCGGTGCTTGCGGCTAAGGGTGTTCCTCTTGATCCAGAGGGAACAAAAGATGGTCGTGGTCGGGAGCCGACTTATCGGGTGAGCGTCCATAAAAACGGTCAAATTGTGATTGGTGCCACCTACACTCAGGCAATGGGATTAAAGCCCGGTGATGAGTTTGAAATTAAACTGGGCTACAAGCATATCCATCTAAAACAGGTGGATGGTGATATGAGCCGGGTTGAAGATCAAGAACTGGAAACCGCTGATGTGTAA
- a CDS encoding CPBP family intramembrane glutamic endopeptidase: protein MAIFEQAANHGLMSLVTSSALVKVAAFFIAWVALWLPLAIPIATLLKWHPLKPLAAEQKLPLLAALYLIAPPLLWGACWVEGVSFSNYGLDWKLAVLSSLGQGLGFAILSLIIVFMGQWLLGWIEWHHQNWQRLRKVLLPILFLGLWIGVTEELVFRGLLLNELQQDYSVWVAAAISSVIFALLHLIWEQQNTLPQLPGLWFMGMVLVLARWVDGGSLGLAWGLHAGWIWGLTCLDTAELISYTGKGPIWMTGLGENPLAGVAGFLCLLGVGALLLFLLPDASWDFRF from the coding sequence ATGGCTATATTTGAGCAGGCAGCTAATCACGGGTTGATGTCTCTGGTAACATCATCAGCTCTGGTAAAAGTAGCGGCTTTTTTCATCGCTTGGGTCGCTTTGTGGCTGCCTTTGGCAATTCCTATCGCTACACTCCTGAAATGGCATCCTCTTAAGCCCTTGGCAGCAGAGCAAAAGCTGCCATTACTCGCTGCACTTTACCTAATTGCCCCCCCCCTTTTATGGGGGGCCTGTTGGGTAGAGGGGGTGTCTTTTTCTAATTATGGCTTGGACTGGAAATTAGCTGTTTTAAGTTCACTAGGGCAAGGATTAGGCTTCGCGATTCTAAGCTTAATCATTGTTTTTATGGGGCAGTGGTTACTCGGTTGGATCGAGTGGCATCACCAAAACTGGCAGCGCTTAAGAAAAGTTTTACTACCCATACTGTTTTTGGGATTGTGGATTGGGGTTACAGAAGAGTTAGTCTTTCGGGGCTTGTTACTCAATGAACTACAACAGGATTACTCAGTCTGGGTAGCCGCTGCAATTTCTAGTGTAATTTTTGCCTTATTACACCTAATTTGGGAACAGCAAAATACCTTGCCTCAACTGCCCGGACTGTGGTTTATGGGAATGGTATTAGTGCTAGCTCGTTGGGTCGATGGCGGTAGTTTAGGTTTAGCATGGGGGCTTCATGCTGGGTGGATTTGGGGCTTAACATGCTTGGATACGGCTGAATTAATTTCTTACACAGGCAAAGGCCCAATCTGGATGACAGGTTTGGGAGAAAATCCCTTAGCTGGGGTCGCTGGTTTTCTATGTTTACTAGGAGTCGGTGCCTTACTATTATTTCTCTTGCCTGACGCCTCATGGGATTTTAGATTTTGA